The following proteins come from a genomic window of Achromobacter deleyi:
- a CDS encoding proteasome-type protease, producing MTYCVAARLDSGLVFLSDSRTNAGVDQISVFRKMTVFERPGERMMVLMTSGNLAVSQAVLNALARQHDEGGETVWNAPDMFEATRRVGAAVRAVYHREAEALHEQGVDFNVSLIFGGQIGAERCRLFQVYSAGNFIEAGSECPYFQIGEAKYGKPILDRVLRPDTSLDEAAKCALISMDSTLRSNISVGLPLDLLVYDTNALRVTHFASIDEHNEYFRMIRGTWGERLRQVFAEIPDPLWASPEDPASLVPASRVHQPLRAEPVDVPQAVYPAPQVLAEDPGKDQPS from the coding sequence ATGACCTACTGCGTTGCAGCCCGCCTCGATTCCGGCCTGGTGTTCCTGTCCGACTCCCGCACCAACGCGGGGGTCGACCAGATCAGCGTGTTCCGCAAGATGACCGTCTTCGAGCGTCCGGGCGAACGCATGATGGTGCTGATGACGTCCGGCAACCTGGCCGTCAGCCAGGCCGTGCTGAACGCGCTGGCGCGCCAGCACGACGAGGGCGGCGAAACCGTCTGGAACGCGCCCGACATGTTCGAGGCCACCCGCCGGGTCGGCGCCGCGGTGCGCGCGGTCTACCACCGCGAGGCCGAGGCCCTGCACGAACAGGGCGTGGACTTCAACGTCAGCCTGATCTTCGGCGGCCAGATCGGCGCCGAGCGCTGCCGCCTGTTCCAGGTGTATTCGGCCGGCAACTTCATTGAGGCTGGCTCCGAATGCCCGTACTTCCAGATCGGCGAGGCCAAGTACGGCAAGCCCATCCTGGACCGCGTGCTGCGCCCCGACACCTCGCTGGACGAGGCCGCCAAGTGCGCGCTGATCTCGATGGATTCGACGCTGCGCTCGAACATCTCGGTCGGCCTGCCGCTGGATCTGCTGGTGTACGACACCAACGCGCTGCGCGTCACGCACTTCGCCAGCATCGACGAGCACAACGAGTATTTCCGCATGATCCGCGGCACCTGGGGCGAACGCCTGCGCCAGGTGTTCGCCGAAATCCCGGACCCGCTCTGGGCCAGCCCCGAGGATCCCGCGTCGCTGGTCCCCGCCAGCCGCGTCCACCAGCCGCTGCGCGCCGAACCGGTGGACGTGCCGCAGGCGGTGTATCCCGCGCCACAGGTGCTGGCGGAGGATCCGGGGAAGGATCAGCCCAGCTAG
- a CDS encoding transglutaminase family protein has product MKQIITHVTHYRYTAPVTYSIQTLRLTPRDDEHQRVLRWHIEAPGALEQQVDAYGNITHTLTLNRPHTEIELRVVGQVLVGSLAQGALGGEDSRLPVHAYCVQTPLTLADDTIQSFARDVLPAGLNAPADVLTLASAICDRVAYEPGTTDVTTAAGQVLALGHGVCQDHAHLFLACVRGLGVPARYVSGYLYTTAEHAASHAWADVWLPGVGWTSVDITNRQFASDCHCRLAVGRDYDSASPVRGVRTGGGDESMEISVQVQTASQQ; this is encoded by the coding sequence ATGAAACAGATCATCACGCACGTCACGCACTACCGCTACACGGCACCCGTCACCTACAGCATCCAGACCTTGCGGCTGACGCCGCGCGACGACGAGCACCAGCGCGTGCTGCGCTGGCACATCGAGGCGCCTGGTGCGCTCGAGCAGCAGGTGGACGCCTACGGCAACATCACCCACACGCTGACGCTGAACCGTCCGCACACCGAGATCGAGCTGCGCGTGGTCGGGCAGGTGCTGGTCGGCTCGCTCGCGCAGGGCGCGCTGGGCGGCGAGGACAGCCGCCTGCCGGTGCACGCCTACTGCGTGCAGACGCCGCTGACGCTGGCCGACGACACCATCCAGTCCTTCGCCCGCGACGTGCTGCCGGCCGGCCTGAACGCCCCCGCCGACGTGCTGACGCTGGCCAGCGCCATCTGCGACCGGGTGGCCTACGAACCCGGCACCACCGACGTCACCACCGCCGCCGGCCAGGTGCTGGCGCTGGGCCATGGCGTTTGCCAGGACCATGCCCACCTGTTCCTGGCCTGCGTGCGCGGCCTGGGCGTGCCGGCCCGCTATGTCAGCGGCTACCTGTACACGACCGCCGAACACGCCGCCAGCCACGCCTGGGCCGACGTCTGGCTGCCCGGCGTCGGCTGGACCAGCGTGGACATCACCAATCGCCAATTCGCGTCGGATTGCCACTGCCGCCTGGCGGTGGGACGCGACTACGACTCGGCCTCGCCGGTACGCGGCGTGCGCACCGGCGGCGGCGATGAATCCATGGAGATCAGCGTGCAGGTCCAGACCGCCTCGCAGCAATAA
- a CDS encoding alpha-E domain-containing protein: protein MLSRTADNLFWMCRYTERAENTARMLDVNLQMSLLPQDAQTREGSWNAVLRISELQRLYHAKHTVVSPQDVLQYMVRDAENPSSIYSCMRAARENARAVRGSLTTEVWETYNTTWLELLKHLHTGLLERNPGEFFEWVKFRSHLARGVTIGTMLEDEALYFLRIGMHLERADNTARMLDVKFHEHDGNGTPQQQQEGRADGQAPSALQSEFYRWSALLSSVSGLEIYRKVYRDVITPDRVAELLILHPDMPRSLLAAMRAVADDLARVSNQRSTETERRAGMLCAELQFGRVEDILHNGLHQYLEHFLDRINDLGNRISQDFLVPLSA from the coding sequence ATGCTGAGCCGAACCGCCGACAACCTGTTCTGGATGTGCCGCTACACCGAGCGCGCCGAGAACACCGCCCGCATGCTGGACGTGAACCTGCAGATGTCGCTGCTGCCGCAGGACGCGCAGACCCGCGAAGGCTCGTGGAACGCCGTGCTGCGCATCTCCGAACTGCAACGGCTTTACCATGCCAAACATACCGTGGTTTCGCCGCAGGACGTGCTGCAATACATGGTGCGCGACGCCGAGAACCCCTCGTCCATCTACAGCTGCATGCGCGCCGCCCGCGAGAACGCCCGCGCCGTGCGCGGCAGCCTCACCACCGAAGTCTGGGAGACCTACAACACCACCTGGCTGGAGCTGCTCAAGCATCTGCACACCGGCCTGCTGGAACGCAACCCGGGCGAGTTCTTCGAGTGGGTCAAGTTCCGCTCGCACCTGGCGCGCGGCGTCACCATCGGCACCATGCTGGAAGACGAGGCGCTGTACTTCCTGCGCATCGGCATGCACCTGGAACGCGCCGACAACACCGCGCGCATGCTGGACGTGAAGTTCCACGAACACGACGGCAACGGCACGCCGCAGCAGCAACAGGAGGGCCGCGCCGACGGTCAAGCGCCGAGCGCGCTGCAGAGCGAGTTCTACCGCTGGTCGGCGCTGCTCAGCTCGGTGTCGGGGCTGGAGATCTACCGCAAGGTCTATCGTGACGTGATCACGCCCGACCGCGTGGCCGAGCTGCTGATCCTGCATCCGGACATGCCGCGTTCGCTGCTGGCGGCGATGCGCGCGGTGGCCGACGACCTGGCGCGCGTCTCGAACCAGCGCTCGACCGAGACCGAACGGCGCGCCGGCATGCTGTGCGCCGAGCTGCAGTTCGGCCGCGTCGAGGACATTCTGCATAACGGACTGCACCAGTACCTGGAGCACTTCCTGGACCGCATCAACGACCTGGGCAACCGCATCAGCCAGGACTTCCTGGTGCCGCTGTCGGCATGA
- a CDS encoding circularly permuted type 2 ATP-grasp protein, whose protein sequence is MKDRSSRPAAYDEMRDSAGGIRSHYQAFERWHQEQSAEAMAVRRLEADLSFRRVGITFSVAGDAAGTERLIPFDMIPRIIPADEWRRLEAGLKQRVRALNMFIHDIYHGHDIVRAGVVPAEQVFLNAQYRPEMQDVDVAEDIYCHIAGVDIVRAGAGEFYVLEDNLRVPSGVSYMLENRKMSMRLMPAAFSRIKVEPVAHYPDLLLDNLREVAPHGGDDPTVVVLTPGMYNSAYFEHAFLAQQMGVELVEGQDLFVEQNTVYMRTTQGPRKVDVIYRRLDDDFLDPLSFRADSALGVPGLLSVYRAGRVTLANAIGTGIADDKSTYLYVPDMIRFYLGEEPILSNVPTWRCGRPEELSHVLANMHDLVVKEVHGAGGYGMLVGPSATRAEVESFKDRVRANPANYIAQPTLALSTVPTYVESGVAPRHVDLRPYVLCGKDIRTVPGGLCRVALTEGSLVVNSSQGGGTKDTWVLEE, encoded by the coding sequence ATGAAGGACAGATCATCCCGTCCCGCCGCCTATGACGAAATGCGCGACAGCGCCGGCGGCATACGCTCCCATTACCAGGCCTTCGAGCGCTGGCACCAGGAGCAATCGGCGGAAGCCATGGCAGTGCGCCGCCTGGAGGCCGACCTGAGTTTCCGGCGGGTCGGCATCACCTTTTCGGTGGCCGGCGACGCCGCCGGCACCGAACGCCTGATCCCGTTCGACATGATCCCGCGCATCATCCCCGCCGACGAGTGGCGCCGCCTGGAAGCCGGCCTGAAGCAGCGCGTGCGGGCGCTGAACATGTTCATCCACGACATCTACCACGGCCATGACATCGTCCGCGCCGGCGTGGTGCCGGCCGAGCAGGTGTTCCTGAACGCCCAGTACCGCCCCGAGATGCAGGACGTGGACGTGGCCGAGGACATCTACTGCCATATCGCCGGGGTCGACATCGTGCGCGCCGGCGCCGGCGAGTTCTACGTGCTGGAAGACAACCTGCGGGTGCCGTCCGGCGTGTCGTACATGCTGGAGAACCGCAAGATGTCGATGCGGCTGATGCCCGCCGCGTTCAGCCGCATCAAGGTCGAACCGGTGGCGCACTACCCCGACCTGCTGCTGGACAACCTGCGCGAAGTGGCGCCGCATGGCGGCGACGATCCCACCGTGGTGGTGCTGACGCCTGGCATGTACAACTCGGCCTACTTCGAGCATGCGTTCCTGGCGCAGCAGATGGGCGTGGAACTGGTGGAAGGCCAGGACCTGTTCGTCGAGCAGAACACGGTGTACATGCGCACCACGCAGGGACCGCGCAAGGTCGACGTGATCTACCGCCGGCTGGATGACGACTTCCTCGATCCGCTGTCGTTCCGCGCCGATTCGGCGCTGGGCGTGCCGGGCCTGCTGTCGGTGTACCGCGCCGGCCGCGTGACGCTGGCCAACGCCATCGGCACCGGCATTGCCGACGACAAGTCCACCTACCTCTACGTGCCGGACATGATCCGCTTCTACCTGGGCGAGGAACCGATCCTGTCGAACGTGCCCACGTGGCGCTGCGGACGGCCGGAGGAACTGTCCCACGTGCTGGCCAACATGCACGACCTGGTGGTCAAGGAAGTGCACGGCGCCGGCGGCTACGGCATGCTGGTCGGCCCGTCGGCCACCCGCGCCGAGGTCGAGTCGTTCAAGGACCGGGTTCGCGCCAACCCCGCCAACTACATCGCGCAACCGACGCTGGCGCTGTCCACGGTGCCGACCTATGTCGAGTCGGGCGTGGCGCCGCGCCACGTCGACCTGCGCCCCTACGTGCTGTGCGGCAAGGACATCCGCACCGTGCCGGGCGGCCTGTGCCGCGTGGCGCTGACCGAAGGCTCGCTGGTGGTCAACAGCAGCCAGGGCGGCGGCACCAAGGACACCTGGGTTCTGGAGGAATAA
- a CDS encoding 5-formyltetrahydrofolate cyclo-ligase produces MTTQNTPEDTASQLRTRLRKLRAELPEDQRSRGGLLMRARLFTWLNVARDEAARAGRPAPRTVAAFWPMEDEPDLRPLLEQWTENGVTVALPVVRERNAPLAFLPWTPDTELRAGPYGIQEPVHGAEVLPDVLLVPTLGYTESADRLGYGGGYYDRTLAALRERGHAFTAIGVAWSCGELDADYEPAAHDFRLDAVITPDGWVPHVPNEQPGPGGTTLHHYTLR; encoded by the coding sequence ATGACTACGCAAAATACTCCAGAGGATACCGCAAGCCAGCTACGCACGCGATTGCGGAAACTGCGTGCCGAACTGCCCGAAGACCAGCGCAGCCGCGGCGGCTTGCTGATGCGCGCGCGCCTGTTCACCTGGCTCAACGTGGCCCGCGACGAAGCCGCCCGCGCCGGCCGTCCGGCCCCCCGCACCGTGGCCGCCTTCTGGCCCATGGAAGACGAACCCGACCTGCGCCCGCTGCTGGAGCAATGGACGGAAAACGGTGTCACGGTGGCGCTGCCGGTGGTGCGTGAACGCAACGCGCCCCTGGCCTTCCTGCCCTGGACGCCCGACACCGAACTGCGCGCCGGCCCCTACGGCATCCAGGAACCGGTGCACGGCGCCGAGGTGCTGCCCGACGTGCTGCTGGTGCCCACCCTGGGTTACACCGAATCCGCCGACCGCCTGGGTTACGGCGGCGGCTACTACGACCGCACCCTGGCGGCGCTGCGCGAACGCGGCCATGCCTTCACCGCCATCGGCGTGGCCTGGAGCTGCGGCGAGCTGGATGCCGACTACGAGCCGGCCGCGCATGACTTCCGCCTGGACGCCGTCATCACCCCGGACGGCTGGGTGCCGCATGTGCCCAACGAGCAACCGGGCCCCGGTGGCACCACGCTGCACCACTACACCCTGCGCTGA